DNA sequence from the Cohnella herbarum genome:
AATCCATCAAGGAACATAAGAATCAAAAAGAGCGTATATTCAATGAGATTAAAGCAAAATATTTGTAGTAAAATTCAATAATATACACTTTAAGGTAATACTAAAAAGATCTGCTCTTGAGAGATCCTCTCCGTGATGACGCACGGGCAGCTTCCAGGAGCAAAGGAAGAGCTTAAGGATAAAGTCGTTAACTTGACTCTGATGGCCGGGGGAATTAGCTTCTTAATGTAATGAGGATGATCACCACCGCCTGACCGACTGCCTAATAATTGGAGCACGGTAAAATGAAAACAAACTTTTCAGCCCTTCCGTCTCCAAGTAGGAGGTCGGAAGGGCTGATTTGCGTTCTATTCTTTAGTCTTCATCTTCATAAAGGTCGCAATCGTCATCGTAATCATCATCATCTTCATCATCGTTGTATCCATAGATGGTAAGCGAAGGATTCCGCTCTACCAAGAACTTTAGATCTTCTAGATCCACCCAATCGCGTTCGACCGATAAACTCTCGAGCGTCTTGATCCGAGCCAGCGGCTTAAGATCCGTAACGCACGTATCCTGGAGGTATAGATCGGCTAGATTCGGCAGGTTCGCAAGGCTGTCAACGGAGCTGATGTTTGTCGAGTTCAAGTTGAGAGAATTCAAATTAACCAAGCAACTGAGATCCGGCAGTTCAATGATGCTGTCGTCAAGCGATCCCGACAAATCTAGATCCGACAAATTGACCGCATGTTCGATTCCCGTCAAATCCTTAATCCATTCGCCGTACGAGCAATCCAAATAATAGAGTTGCTTCATGTCTCCGATGGTAATCGGATTTGGATTCTGAATTCGAGGATCTTTTCGGATCGCCTTTTCCAGACTGGGATCGAGCTTAAGAACGGTTTGATCCGTCAACGGGATCGAGGTTCGGGAGGGTACGAGAGAAGGCATTTCAACGCCAAGTTCGAATAGAATCTCGTCAAAATGAATCTTCTTTTCTCGATCTATCGATTCAAAGTAATCCCTGCTGCCATGATCCGGATCGATCTGCCGAATAAGTTCGCCTTCCTCCCACTCGCCTTTAATGACTTTTCCCTTGTAATACTGGAAGCCGATTCCGTCCTTCTTATTCTTCGAGAACGTACCGACGAAATTGAGCTCACCGTCAGGTGCATAGACCACCCCCGGCCCTTGAAATTCCCGATCCTCGAAATGCCCGTGGTATACATAACCGTTATTAAAATAAAAGATGCCCTTGCCTTCATAATGGTTGTTCTTAAACTCACCTTCGTATACTAAATCGTAAACACGCGAACGATATTCTTTACCCTGCCCGTTTTTTAGACCATACTGCCAGAAACCTTCGTAATTTAATCCGCCGGTTCTATCGAATTCTTTGCCGAATCCGTGAGGCTTATTGCAACGAAGTTCCCCCTCGTATGTATATCCTCTTAGATCAATCCTACCTGAAGTATTCGCTTTCCGATTTCCCATGGCAGTCATCTCCCGGATGTTGGTTCGTTCTTCCTTCCTATATTCGTATATCATATTACGACAAATTCCTTGTCTTTCCAACCCTCCTAATCCCATTAACTTGTCGGTCCTTCACGAGCTTTAATGTCGCTACGATCAAAAAACTAACAATCACAAGAAGCAACCATGAGCTCACCTTGCCAAAATGGACGATCCGCCACATCCTCTCACCACCTAAATGCATGAATCTCCTTTGATCAAATTTATTCTTTAGCGTCTTCATCGCTTTGGTATTCTAAAATATCTTAAAAAAAGCGGTTGCCGCAGCAACCGCTTTTCCGCTATCCAGTCCCGTCTAATCTTCAAATCGACAGTACGCATCGAAAACCGATATTTCCGGTCGAGCTGTCAGGCGTATTCTTGCTTCGAGCCGCTACTCGGTACCTGTTGCAATACGATTTGTGGCATAAATACGAGCCTCCCCGTATTACTCTTTCGCTTCCCTCACGGGGCCCTAACGGATTATCCGTTTCATTGGAAGAATAATAGTTCGGACTAAACCAATCGGCGCACCATTCCCACGCATTCCCCGCCATGTTATACAGACCATACCCGTTGGGGTGATAGCTTCGAACCGGAGCGGTGCCGGAATACCCGTCGCTCGCGTGATCCTTGACAGGAAATTTGCCTTGCCAGATGTTACACCGATGCTCGCCTCCGGGCTTAAGTTCGTCCCCCCAAGGGTATCGCTTCTGAATAAGTCCTCCGCGGGCGGCGTATTCCCATTCCGCTTCGGAAGGCAGGCGCTTGCCGGCCCATGCGCAATACGCCATGGCATCATTCCAACTGACATGAATCACCGGATGATCTCTTCGATCTTCGAATCCGGTATCCGGACCTTCCGGATGACGCCAATCCGCCCCTTCAACGACGAGCCACCACGGCGTTCCCGGCGGAGTTCGATTACTGCGGGATGCCGTATCCGGCGACACGAACAAATGAAATACGTACGACCAACCAAAGCGTTCGGCTTCCGTTACATAACCCGTAGCCGTGACAAACCTGGCAAACTCTTCGTTCGTAACCGCACAGGCGTCCATGTAAAATCCGGTGATCGCGACGCCGTGAATCGGCCCTTCTCCATCGGCGGGGAAGCCTTCCCGGTCATTCGTTCCCATGAGAAAAGAGCCTCCGGGAATATATACCATTCCGGATTTGTCGATTACGGACGCCTCTATGCCCCGATCCGAGTCTACTTGTTCCGTTAGAAGGGATGTGTCGCTTGTCTGGAAACGGCTAGGACCGCAACAACTCATCGAAAATCCAACTCCCTTGGCATACTTGTACTTGTTAAAATAATACAATACCGGCAACGCCGGCCGTCAGAATAACCTTAAAAGGGTGGAACTTGTATTTAAGCATAACATAGAGACTTCCCGCGCAGATGCCCAACGTATAAACCGTATTCCAAGTAAATGCGTTCTCGTTTCCGCCGAGAAAACCGAAATGAATCGCGGCATATACGATCAGCCCCGTAATAATAGGACGTAAGCCATAAAATGAAGACTTTAGCCATTTGTTATGCTGAAGACGGATGAATACAGTAGTAAGCAGTATAACGACAACGAGAGACGGCAATACAATGCCTAGAGTTGATAATATCGCGCCCCATAACCCTGCCGTTTTATAGCCGATAAGCGTAGCGCTGTTCGTCGCTATTGGCCCGGGCGCCATTCCGGCAAGCGACACCGCCGCTTGAAATTCGCTGCTTGAGAGCCACCCGTTAGCCGCCACTTCATATTGAATGAGAGGGATGACGGCATAACCGCCACCGAAGGAAACAAAGCCTATTTTCAGAAACGTAACGAACAATTCCCATAACATGCCTCGCCCTCTCCCTCCCTAATTTGCATTCAAATATAATATTCCGGATAGACAAGCTCATGCTTCGACTTATTCATCCCTGATTTCTCCGTCCGCGCCCGAAGACCGATCAATTCCTTTCCTTTCACGAGCGCGGTTCCGGCCAGCAACCCGGATAGAATGATATATAGCGGATTAATATCGAGCAAGAATAACGCCAAGAAAGCCCCAATGGCTACACACGTCGTGGCCACGTCAAAAACCGATGACTTCGCCATCCGGAAAGCAGCCATGAGAATCAATGCGACTACGGCGCCATGCACGCCTTTCAAAGCTGCTTCTACCTTGGAATTGTCCTGAAAATACAAATAAAACAAGCTTAAAGCGATCACGATCAGGAAGGTCGGCAACGTAACGCCCGCAACCGCTGCAACAGCCCCTGCAATCCCGGCTTTACGATAACCGACGAAAGCGGCGGCGTTTACCCCGACTCCGCCGGGAGCCGACCCGGATAAAGAAACCATATCCGCTAACTCCTTGTCGTCGATCCATTGCTTCTTCTCGATCACTTCCCGCTCTATAGCTGGCATCATAGCGTAACCGCCGCCGAACGTGGAAGGTCCGATGCGGAAAAAAGTCCAAAACAATTGCAAGAGCAAGTCGTGTCCCTTCCGTTTCCGAATCCCCACCAAACGCCCCCCTTTCATGCCGGGCTTCTTCCGATGAACGAGAAAGCCGCCAGTCACACGACCGGCGGCCCATGCCCTCATTTACTTCGTGATTCCGTAATTGTTCTCTTTGTTCCAATCGTTCGTTGTCATTAATTTGTTAACGCCGTCAACCATGACTTTCTTCAGTTGGCTGATGTATTTTTCCTGCGTGATCTTTCCGTCCAGGAACAGCTGACCGAGCTTTTGGTTATTCTCGGTTACGTTCTTGTCGACTTCACCGCCGTAAATATTCAACTTCATTTGCTCTCCCGCGAACTTAAATCCGGCCAGCTTCTCCGGCAGGTCCGCATTCTCCGTGACCGGCGCTCTGTAGAGCTTATCGGCCATCGAGCCCTGAATCTCGGGAGATACGGTGAAGCGGAGGAAGTCGATGGCAGCCTCAAGCTTTTCTTTCGGAATCGTAGCGGGAATAGCCAGATTTCCGGCCGGAACTCCGCCGATCTCCATCAGTTTGCCTGCGGCGTCCGGATGGTTATCTTGCGTCAAATAAGGCAGCGGGAAGGAAGCCATCTCGAATTGACGTGCTTTAGATTCGAACATAACCTTGCTTTGCGCGCTCGTTCTCATGATCATTGCCGCTTCGCCGCGCAGAAACAGATCGTTGGATGAATTCATATCAAGGCCGTTGTAACCTTTGGACCAGTATTGGCTCCAATCCTTAATTATGCCAAACATATCCTTATAAGGGCTCTTCTCGATATCGATCAGTCCTTGATCTACGCCGCGTACGTATTCGTTAATCTCAATGAAACCGTTGCCGCTGACATCAAGCTCGGGATAGGTATTCGCGATCAGCTCCTCGGTCAGAATCCGGGAAGTCCAGCTATAGTTGAAATCTCCCGGCTTGCTGTTCGGGAACGCGAATGGAGTCACTCCGCTGTCCTTAAGCTTGGCTTGCGCATCCATGAACTCGTTCCAAGTTTGCGGTACTTTTTCGATTCCCGCTTTCGTAAACAAATCCTTGTTATACAAAACCCTGACCACGTCCACATAGGTCGGAACGCTGGCATATTGCTTCTGAGCGCCGATCAATTGCGCCAGAACGGAGGGGGAGATCGTCCCTTCCAGCGACTTGTCGCCCAGATAAGCCGACGGTTCCTTGAAATAAGGGGTCAGATCGACCAGTTGGCCTTTATTCAAATCTTCGTGATCCCAAATCCGGCGAGTCATGAAAATATCGGGTGCCGTGCCGGCGATCAATTGCGTAGTGACCCAAGCTCTATGCTGCTCGACCCCGCCAAAATTCTGAACTTCCATGTTAATGGTGACGCCGGGGTTTTTGTCCATATAGCTTTGCGCGATCGATTCCCATGCTTCTTTCTCGGACGTGTCATTCTGCGACTCCGTCATCATCGTCATATTCAGCTCAATCGACGGAGCGGAGGATTCCTCGCTCGCTTCCCCGTTACCGGCGCCCGTTTCGCTTTTGGAGCATCCGCTTAACATCAACATTCCGGCTAAAGCACCGGCAACCACGGTGTACAAACCTTTCTTGACCTTCCTCATTGTAAGACCCCTTCCTCATGTTGGTTTTTATCCTTTTACCGCTCCGGCGGTAATCCCCGATACGAAAGATCTGGTGGCAAATATGAACAGCAGGAACAGCGGTAGAGAAGCAACGACGAAGCCAGCGAATTGAAGTCCCTGAACCGTATCGATCGTACCCTCAATGTTGTTCAAAGCCAGGATAATCGGTTTCACTTTGTCGCCCGAGGTGACAACCAGCGGCCATATGTAATTGTTCCAGCCCAATAGGGCGTTGATGATCGCTATCGTGGAAATAATCGGCGTGGACAGCGGTAAAATGATGGAGTAGAACACCTTGAAATCGCCGGCCCCCTCCATCTCCGCGGCTTCCAGCAAACTTCCCGATAATCCCTGGAAGAATGTCCTTGTGAGCATTGTCGCCATGGCGGATGCGCCTGCCATCGGGCCGAATATTTGCGCCCAATACGTGTTGATCAGACCAAGATCCTTGAACAGAATGAACTGAGGGATCAACAGCAGGAAGCCCGGAACCATCATCAACATAATGATTAGAAAGTAAAGCACGTTTTTTCCGAAAAACTCATACCGGACGAATGCGAATCCCGCAAGCGTTGAATTGAGAAGCACGCAGAAAACGATGCCGGCCGTAATCAGAATGGAATTCAATAGAAACGGGTAGATCTGCATGAAAACCTCGGAGTAATTACCGACATGCAGGGGGAAAGCCGGAGCCCAGAAATGATGTACGATTTGATCGTATTGCTTGAGCGAAGTAACGATCAGCATATAGAACGGAAACAAGGTGAGCAGAAGCAGTACGGTCAGTATGATACGGCCCATGGCCATCCCCCCTTAGTCGAGTTTATCCGTAGGTTTGATGAATCTGTTGAACAACAGCGTTACGGTAACGAGGATAACGAACACCACGACCCCGATCGCGGAAGCGTATCCAAGCTCGTTGTACTCGAACCCTTGCTTGTACAAATATAAGGCCGGAGTTAGCGTAGAGAAGCCTGGTCCTCCGTTCGTCAATACGAGAACGTTCTCAAAGCTTTGAAACTGATTGATGAAGGCGAGGACAACGACAAGACGGATTTGATTTTTGATAAGCGGAAGCTCGATCCGCCAGAACCGCTGCCACTTGCTTATCCCGTCTATCCGCCCCACTTCGTATAACTCGGGCGAGATGGTGATCATTCCGGCAAGGAAGATCAGAAAGTAAATGCCTCCGATCCACGGAAAGTTAACGAAGACGATCGACCACAATGCCAGATCGCTGTCGCCGAGCCACGTCTGGGTTAATTGTTCCAGTCCGACGACGGTCAGGAATTGGTTGATGGCGCCGTCCCCCATATAAATCCATCTCCAGAGGAGAAAGATGATGATATAAGGAACGACCATAGGTACGAGAAATAGCGTTTTGTATAAATTCTGTACGCGCTTGCTGACCATGTGCGAAATGGTCACCGCCGCGAACAAGGGTAAAGTCAGGTTGATGACGATAAAACTTCCGGTAAAGAGAGCGATGTTTTTCAAGGAAATATGGAACGATTCGTCCTGAAACAGCCGAACGTAGTTGTTCATGCCGATGAAATTATCGATGTTCGCGCCATTCCACTCATAGAAGGACTTAATGATGGCGTTAAAAAACGGAATATACTTAAACAAGCCCATGGATATGAAGATCGGAACAAGAAACAGGTAAGCTTTCAGATGGGTCATTACCCGCTTCTTGCGTTTTGCCGCTTTCGCGTCCGTTAGGAGCGCGGCTCCGTTCTTAACGGCGATGTCGCTCAATTCCAGTCACCCTTTCCGTTATGATCTTCCGATTACGCATGCTTACGTACTCCAAGGATCTCTAAGGTAGGATGCGAAGGTGAGATCGACCTCCGGAGACTTATCCTCTGTACGCAGACGCCAATCCAGAATTTTCAGCTGCAGTTCATGGACCAGAGACCGGTTCTGCGGATCATCAGCCAAATTGTTGAACTCGTCCGAGTCGTTCTCCAGATCGTACAGCTCACACGGTTGGTCGGAATAATGAACGTATTTCCAGCGCTTATTCCTTACCATGACCGCTTTGCACTGGTCCGGATTCAGGCCAAGCTGACGGCGTGCATGATAGTACTGGAAATCCCATTCCGCGAACACCTCCTGCCTCCACGATGCAGCCGTTCCATCCAGAAGCGGAAACAAGCTCCTTCCGTCTACGGCTTGGGGAATCGGTAATCCCGCAGCTTCCATGCAGGTTGGCAGCAGATCCACGGTCTCGACAAAGCTCTCGGTAACGGTGCCTGGCTTAATCCGCCCTGGCAGGCTGACCATAAGCGGTACATGGATGGCTTGTTCGTAGAACAGTTCCTTCTCTACCATGTAATGATCGCCCATATACTCGCCATGATCCGATGTGAAGATGATCAGCGTGTTATCCCGTATGCCCAACTGCTTCAATTCTTCCAACAACCGTCCCATATGGTCGTCCAGTTGCGTGATCATGCCGTAGTACACGGCCCTGATCTGACGAAGCAAACGTTCATCCTCGAGGAAGTTTCCTCTCCTCTCCTCGCGAAACAATTTTTGCAGAGGGGGTTTGCTCTTCAGTTCATCGGGCATTAACCGCGGCATCGGCACGTCCTTCGGATCATACATGCTATGG
Encoded proteins:
- a CDS encoding chromate transporter, coding for MLWELFVTFLKIGFVSFGGGYAVIPLIQYEVAANGWLSSSEFQAAVSLAGMAPGPIATNSATLIGYKTAGLWGAILSTLGIVLPSLVVVILLTTVFIRLQHNKWLKSSFYGLRPIITGLIVYAAIHFGFLGGNENAFTWNTVYTLGICAGSLYVMLKYKFHPFKVILTAGVAGIVLF
- a CDS encoding formylglycine-generating enzyme family protein; amino-acid sequence: MSCCGPSRFQTSDTSLLTEQVDSDRGIEASVIDKSGMVYIPGGSFLMGTNDREGFPADGEGPIHGVAITGFYMDACAVTNEEFARFVTATGYVTEAERFGWSYVFHLFVSPDTASRSNRTPPGTPWWLVVEGADWRHPEGPDTGFEDRRDHPVIHVSWNDAMAYCAWAGKRLPSEAEWEYAARGGLIQKRYPWGDELKPGGEHRCNIWQGKFPVKDHASDGYSGTAPVRSYHPNGYGLYNMAGNAWEWCADWFSPNYYSSNETDNPLGPREGSERVIRGGSYLCHKSYCNRYRVAARSKNTPDSSTGNIGFRCVLSI
- a CDS encoding carbohydrate ABC transporter permease is translated as MSDIAVKNGAALLTDAKAAKRKKRVMTHLKAYLFLVPIFISMGLFKYIPFFNAIIKSFYEWNGANIDNFIGMNNYVRLFQDESFHISLKNIALFTGSFIVINLTLPLFAAVTISHMVSKRVQNLYKTLFLVPMVVPYIIIFLLWRWIYMGDGAINQFLTVVGLEQLTQTWLGDSDLALWSIVFVNFPWIGGIYFLIFLAGMITISPELYEVGRIDGISKWQRFWRIELPLIKNQIRLVVVLAFINQFQSFENVLVLTNGGPGFSTLTPALYLYKQGFEYNELGYASAIGVVVFVILVTVTLLFNRFIKPTDKLD
- a CDS encoding ABC transporter substrate-binding protein, producing MRKVKKGLYTVVAGALAGMLMLSGCSKSETGAGNGEASEESSAPSIELNMTMMTESQNDTSEKEAWESIAQSYMDKNPGVTINMEVQNFGGVEQHRAWVTTQLIAGTAPDIFMTRRIWDHEDLNKGQLVDLTPYFKEPSAYLGDKSLEGTISPSVLAQLIGAQKQYASVPTYVDVVRVLYNKDLFTKAGIEKVPQTWNEFMDAQAKLKDSGVTPFAFPNSKPGDFNYSWTSRILTEELIANTYPELDVSGNGFIEINEYVRGVDQGLIDIEKSPYKDMFGIIKDWSQYWSKGYNGLDMNSSNDLFLRGEAAMIMRTSAQSKVMFESKARQFEMASFPLPYLTQDNHPDAAGKLMEIGGVPAGNLAIPATIPKEKLEAAIDFLRFTVSPEIQGSMADKLYRAPVTENADLPEKLAGFKFAGEQMKLNIYGGEVDKNVTENNQKLGQLFLDGKITQEKYISQLKKVMVDGVNKLMTTNDWNKENNYGITK
- a CDS encoding chromate transporter; its protein translation is MGIRKRKGHDLLLQLFWTFFRIGPSTFGGGYAMMPAIEREVIEKKQWIDDKELADMVSLSGSAPGGVGVNAAAFVGYRKAGIAGAVAAVAGVTLPTFLIVIALSLFYLYFQDNSKVEAALKGVHGAVVALILMAAFRMAKSSVFDVATTCVAIGAFLALFLLDINPLYIILSGLLAGTALVKGKELIGLRARTEKSGMNKSKHELVYPEYYI
- a CDS encoding sulfatase-like hydrolase/transferase, which codes for MDKKVNILFITADQLRYDSLGITGHPLVRTPNLDALAESGALFSNTFVQSAVCGPSRAAMYTGRYTHNNGVRFNEVPFRPGERTIADYFNDHQYRAALVGRTHFTPITEKYGFEYFAYYDGLPVKDAYSAYPEYLKSNGYSEEDIRYRYWPRELEVIPGQEAYPEDFREAYYPSRIAEEHSDTAYLTNEAIRFIRETGDRPWMLHLSYWKPHLPFSVPEPYHSMYDPKDVPMPRLMPDELKSKPPLQKLFREERRGNFLEDERLLRQIRAVYYGMITQLDDHMGRLLEELKQLGIRDNTLIIFTSDHGEYMGDHYMVEKELFYEQAIHVPLMVSLPGRIKPGTVTESFVETVDLLPTCMEAAGLPIPQAVDGRSLFPLLDGTAASWRQEVFAEWDFQYYHARRQLGLNPDQCKAVMVRNKRWKYVHYSDQPCELYDLENDSDEFNNLADDPQNRSLVHELQLKILDWRLRTEDKSPEVDLTFASYLRDPWST
- a CDS encoding carbohydrate ABC transporter permease, whose product is MGRIILTVLLLLTLFPFYMLIVTSLKQYDQIVHHFWAPAFPLHVGNYSEVFMQIYPFLLNSILITAGIVFCVLLNSTLAGFAFVRYEFFGKNVLYFLIIMLMMVPGFLLLIPQFILFKDLGLINTYWAQIFGPMAGASAMATMLTRTFFQGLSGSLLEAAEMEGAGDFKVFYSIILPLSTPIISTIAIINALLGWNNYIWPLVVTSGDKVKPIILALNNIEGTIDTVQGLQFAGFVVASLPLFLLFIFATRSFVSGITAGAVKG